One Misgurnus anguillicaudatus chromosome 20, ASM2758022v2, whole genome shotgun sequence DNA segment encodes these proteins:
- the eomesa gene encoding eomesodermin homolog a codes for MQLESILPGASVNLPKTFYNLSTSSESTNNSPGSTQIDFQEMDRTEPEQKKFLSGGSALLDEGESETFAGNKASGDGRKSSPVISSGDDDLSSARRYNIDELGTDRYFISSTQPSSDVTNPCSLFPYGGQTGSVYSGSNGSRYSSSLHYGSVLPPAGFSSAVCASRSQFGSGYQFAQGPGCLYPSYPGPGSSLSSMPIPGSGSAARAQVYLCNRPLWLKFHRHQTEMIITKQGRRMFPFLSFNITGLNLTAHYNVFVEIVLADPNHWRFQGGKWVTCGKADNNMQGNKVYVHPESPNTGAHWMRQEISFGKLKLTNNKGANNNNTQMIVLQSLHKYQPRLHIVEVTEDGVEDMSNEAKTQTFTFPENQFIAVTAYQNTDITQLKIDHNPFAKGFRDNYDSMYTAPESDRLTPSPTDSPRSHQIVPGARYAMQPFFQDQFVNNLPQNHRFYGSERAVPQTNGLLSPQSEDSAASSASAQRWFVGPVQQSGGSTKLDLSYDGEYSASSLLPYGIKPLPLQSPHALGYYPDSAFASMAAGWSSRSSYQRKMTTGLPWSPRPSPPAYADDLLSSKDKLQDESSGAAPATASTGPWMETPPVLKVVDSGDAGGYAAACKRRRVSPGGSSTDASPTIKCEDLSSEEYNKESHKAMGYYAFYTSP; via the exons ATGCAGTTAGAAAGCATCCTCCCTGGTGCATCTGTCAACTTACCCAAGACTTTCTACAACCTGTCCACGTCTTCAGAGAGCACCAACAACAGCCCGGGGTCAACACAGATCGACTTCCAGGAGATGGATCGAACGGAACCCGAGCAGAAAAAGTTCCTGAGCGGTGGGAGCGCGCTGCTGGATGAGGGTGAGAGTGAGACATTTGCCGGGAATAAAGCATCGGGAGACGGGAGGAAAAGTTCTCCAGTAATCTCCAGTGGAGATGATGACCTCTCTAGCGCCCGCCGGTACAACATTGACGAACTGGGCACTGATCGCTATTTCATATCTTCAACCCAACCGAGCTCCGACGTGACCAATCCGTGCTCACTCTTCCCGTACGGAGGTCAGACCGGGTCGGTGTACAGCGGCTCTAACGGCTCCAGGTATTCTTCGTCTCTGCATTACGGGTCGGTTCTTCCACCCGCCGGCTTCTCATCTGCCGTGTGCGCCAGTCGTAGTCAGTTTGGAAGCGGGTATCAGTTCGCACAGGGTCCCGGTTGCCTCTATCCGTCATATCCAGGACCGGGCTCCAGTTTGAGCTCGATGCCCATCCCGGGTTCGGGCTCGGCGGCGAGGGCGCAAGTATACCTGTGTAACAGACCCCTGTGGCTAAAATTTCACCGACATCAAACAGAGATGATTATCACCAAACAGGGCAG GAGAATGTTTCCCTTCCTGAGTTTTAATATAACTGGACTGAACCTGACCGCACATTATAATGTGTTTGTGGAAATTGTTCTGGCCGACCCGAACCACTGGAGATTTCAGGGCGGAAAATGGGTCACCTGCGGGAAAGCGGACAATAACATGCAAG GAAACAAGGTTTATGTTCACCCAGAATCACCAAACACAGGCGCACACTGGATGAGACAAGAAATATCATTTGGCAAACTGAAACTGACCAACAACAAGGGTGCAAATAACAACAATACTCAG ATGATTGTCCTGCAGTCCCTGCATAAGTACCAGCCACGGCTGCACATCGTTGAGGTGACAGAGGATGGTGTGGAAGACATGAGCAACGAAGCTAAAACGCAAACCTTTACATTCCCAGAGAACCAGTTTATTGCTGTAACCGCTTACCAGAACACAGAC ATCACACAGCTCAAGATCGACCACAACCCCTTCGCTAAAGGCTTCAGAGATAATTATGATTC GATGTACACGGCTCCAGAGAGTGACAGACTGACCCCCTCTCCTACTGATTCTCCACGGTCACACCAGATTGTCCCCGGTGCCCGCTATGCTATGCAGCCCTTCTTCCAAGACCAGTTTGTGAACAACCTGCCGCAAAATCACCGCTTCTATGGCAGCGAACGTGCTGTGCCGCAGACCAACGGCCTGCTGTCCCCTCAGAGCGAGGACTCTGCTGCGAGCTCTGCCTCTGCCCAGCGCTGGTTCGTGGGCCCCGTCCAGCAAAGCGGAGGTTCCACCAAACTTGACCTGTCCTACGACGGCGAGTATTCGGCCTCCAGCCTCCTGCCCTATGGCATTAAGCCCTTGCCTCTGCAGAGCCCTCACGCTCTGGGCTATTACCCCGACTCTGCCTTCGCTTCGATGGCGGCCGGATGGAGCAGCAGAAGTTCGTATCAGAGGAAGATGACCACCGGCCTGCCCTGGTCACCTCGGCCGAGTCCTCCCGCGTACGCCGACGATCTGCTCTCCTCAAAAGACAAGCTACAGGACGAGAGCTCTGGGGCGGCCCCGGCAACCGCCTCTACCGGGCCTTGGATGGAGACCCCGCCGGTCCTCAAAGTCGTAGATTCCGGGGACGCCGGTGGATATGCGGCGGCGTGCAAGAGGAGGCGCGTTTCACCTGGAGGTTCGAGTACAGACGCTTCACCCACTATAAAGTGTGAGGACTTGAGCTCTGAGGAGTACAACAAAGAGAGTCATAAAGCTATGGGTTATTATGCCTTCTATACGAGCCCTTAA